GGTCTATCATTCCGACAAATCCATCTTCGACACCTATTGGTATCTGAATTGGAACGGCTCTTGCCCCAAGTCGCCTGTGCATCTGCTCGACAACCGAGAAAAAGTCAGCTCCGACCCTGTCCATTTTGTTGACAAATGCAATCCTGGGGACCCTGTATTTGTCAGCCTGACGCCATACAGTCTCAGACTGGGGCTCTACACCGCCAACCGCACAGAAGACGGAGACCGCCCCGTCCAGCACTCTCATAGAGCGCTCTACTTCTACGGTAAAGTCCACGTGCCCGGGCGTATCAATAATGTTAATAAGGCAATCTCCCCAGAAACAGGTAGTCGCAGCAGAGGTGATCGTGATCCCACGCTCACGCTCCTGCTCCATCCAGTCCATAGTAGCTGCGCCCTCATGAGTTTCTCCGAGTTTATGCTTACGGCCTGTATAGAACAGAATACGCTCTGTCGTCGTTGTCTTCCCTGCATCTATATGCGCAGCTATTCCTATGTTGCGCACTTTACTCAAGTCGATGCCCTGCATCGTCAACACCACCAAACTGATATCTTGATAAAACTTATTATTCTGATCCCGCTACCAACGATAATGAGCAAACGCGCGGTTTGCTTCCGCCATGCGATGCGTGTCCTCACGCTTCTTGACTGAACCGCCGTCTCCTTTACAGGCATCCGTTATCTCGCGTGCAAGCCGTTCCACCATCGGGATACCCTTACGTGAGCGCGAATAGCCGATGATCCAGCGGATCGCCAGCGCCTGCGCCCTCTCCGGATCAACCTCAACGGGGACCTGATATGTGGCTCCTCCGACCCTGCGCGGACGTACCTCTACGAGCGGACGAACGTTCGCCATTGCTTTTTCAAATACATCTGCAGGCTCCATACTGAGCCTGCTTCCTGCCAGATCCAGTGCTCCGTACAAAATTTTCTCTGCCGTGCTCTTTTTTCCACCGAGCATGAGGCAATTGATAAACTTTGCTATTGCGGGGTTCGCAAAAACTGAATCGGG
The window above is part of the Synergistaceae bacterium genome. Proteins encoded here:
- the rpsG gene encoding 30S ribosomal protein S7, with translation MPRKGHVKKRITPPDSVFANPAIAKFINCLMLGGKKSTAEKILYGALDLAGSRLSMEPADVFEKAMANVRPLVEVRPRRVGGATYQVPVEVDPERAQALAIRWIIGYSRSRKGIPMVERLAREITDACKGDGGSVKKREDTHRMAEANRAFAHYRW